The following proteins are co-located in the Candidatus Spechtbacteria bacterium genome:
- a CDS encoding methionine--tRNA ligase, translating into MTKYYITTAIDYVNSSPHIGHALEKVQADVAARYQRLQGKEVFFVTGTDEHGAKIARSAKAKGVGVEEFVEGNVKIFQELWKELRVSNDYFIRTTDQKHHWPAVEKVWRQLEKNGDLYKKTYEGLYCVGHEAFITQKDLVDGKCSLHKKEPEKVQEENIFFRLSKYSEQIKQAIEKKEMRIVPDSAENEMLRLIEEGLEDISFSRPRKDLQWGIPVPGDNTQTIYVWADALVNYISAIGYGDEDEERRMFAKYWPADVHVIGKDILRFHAAIWPGILFSLGLPLPKTIFVHGFISMGGEKMSKSLGNVVDPFELVKKYGADATRYYLMREIPPTRDGDFTYEKFADRYSGDLAKGLGNLVARVVSLGAKYIEGPMQGIRPPETEQALDEQWREYHGAMEEFRFDDALKAAWILLKYADKRVDSTKLWEISESHPDTFREIIGELCIIIATVSSMIRPVMPGTSFLIDRQLGIDVENIEEWKFLLKKGEALFPRID; encoded by the coding sequence ATGACTAAATACTATATCACGACGGCAATTGATTACGTTAATTCTTCGCCTCACATCGGCCACGCGCTGGAAAAAGTGCAGGCGGATGTCGCGGCGCGCTACCAACGACTTCAGGGCAAGGAAGTTTTTTTTGTGACGGGAACCGATGAGCATGGCGCCAAAATTGCTCGTTCAGCTAAAGCAAAAGGTGTTGGAGTTGAGGAGTTCGTAGAAGGAAACGTGAAGATATTTCAGGAATTATGGAAAGAACTGCGAGTATCTAATGATTATTTTATACGAACCACAGACCAGAAGCATCATTGGCCAGCGGTGGAAAAAGTTTGGCGTCAGCTAGAAAAAAACGGCGATCTCTACAAAAAAACATATGAGGGTTTGTATTGCGTTGGCCATGAAGCATTTATCACACAAAAAGATTTGGTAGATGGTAAATGCAGTTTGCACAAAAAAGAGCCGGAGAAAGTGCAAGAGGAAAATATTTTCTTCCGTCTTTCTAAATATAGCGAGCAGATAAAGCAGGCGATTGAAAAAAAAGAAATGCGCATTGTTCCGGATTCAGCCGAAAATGAAATGCTACGGTTAATTGAAGAAGGGCTGGAGGATATTAGCTTTTCTCGTCCGCGCAAGGATTTGCAGTGGGGCATACCAGTGCCGGGCGACAATACCCAAACAATTTATGTATGGGCGGACGCGCTAGTAAATTATATATCTGCTATTGGTTACGGCGATGAAGATGAAGAGCGCAGGATGTTTGCCAAATACTGGCCGGCGGACGTGCATGTAATTGGTAAAGACATCTTGCGTTTTCATGCTGCCATTTGGCCTGGTATACTCTTTTCACTCGGTTTGCCGTTGCCGAAAACTATTTTTGTACATGGGTTTATAAGCATGGGCGGCGAGAAGATGTCAAAAAGTTTGGGGAATGTTGTTGACCCGTTTGAACTTGTAAAAAAATACGGCGCGGACGCCACGCGCTACTATTTGATGCGCGAGATTCCGCCGACCCGTGACGGTGATTTTACTTACGAAAAATTCGCTGATCGCTACAGCGGTGATCTGGCAAAGGGGCTAGGCAATTTGGTTGCGCGTGTAGTTTCGCTTGGCGCAAAATATATCGAAGGCCCTATGCAGGGGATTAGGCCTCCGGAAACAGAGCAAGCGCTGGACGAGCAATGGCGTGAGTATCACGGCGCGATGGAAGAGTTTAGATTTGATGACGCGCTGAAGGCGGCATGGATACTTTTAAAATACGCTGACAAAAGAGTTGATTCAACAAAGCTTTGGGAGATATCGGAATCTCATCCCGATACATTTCGCGAAATAATCGGTGAGCTTTGTATTATCATCGCTACGGTGAGCTCTATGATTAGGCCTGTCATGCCCGGCACATCCTTCCTGATAGATCGTCAGCTTGGCATTGATGTAGAGAATATTGAAGAATGGAAGTTTTTGCTTAAAAAAGGCGAGGCGCTTTTTCCGAGAATTGATTAA
- a CDS encoding TatD family hydrolase produces MSPILIDTHGHVQFNAFREDGHEVVKRALAAGTWIVAPGSQIDTSKRAIKYAEAYDEGVYAAVGLHPIHLEETRVDEAEVGTQPTFPTRHELFARENYEPLFASKKVVAIGEVGLDYWRRPKTTGRRIAYMNLQKETLIAQLDLAADHNLPVIIHCRVAFNDTIEILKNHRITNAINPPGIIHSYTGNEEQLNTFMEMGYYIGLNGIIFKLPLDEVIKKAPLERIVLETDSPYLAPPQSWTKEGLAPPKSRMGGTKEGLTSPQLGDARNEPINVKYVAERVAELKGISFDEVASQTTRNARAIFRI; encoded by the coding sequence ATGAGTCCAATACTTATAGACACTCATGGCCATGTGCAGTTTAATGCTTTTCGCGAAGACGGGCATGAGGTGGTAAAGAGAGCGCTCGCGGCTGGCACATGGATCGTGGCGCCCGGTTCGCAAATTGACACCTCAAAGCGGGCTATAAAATACGCGGAAGCGTATGACGAGGGAGTTTACGCCGCGGTTGGTTTACATCCCATTCATCTTGAAGAGACGCGCGTGGACGAAGCAGAGGTAGGCACGCAACCTACATTTCCGACACGCCACGAGCTCTTCGCGCGCGAAAATTACGAGCCCCTGTTTGCATCAAAGAAAGTTGTGGCAATCGGCGAAGTAGGATTGGACTATTGGCGACGTCCAAAAACAACAGGGAGGCGTATTGCTTATATGAATTTGCAGAAAGAAACGCTTATCGCGCAGCTTGATCTTGCGGCTGACCATAACTTGCCGGTGATCATACATTGCCGAGTAGCTTTCAATGACACGATTGAAATTTTAAAAAATCATCGCATTACGAACGCGATAAATCCGCCGGGAATAATTCATTCATACACCGGCAACGAAGAGCAACTTAATACTTTCATGGAGATGGGATATTACATCGGCTTAAATGGAATTATCTTTAAGCTTCCGCTTGACGAGGTTATAAAAAAAGCGCCGCTTGAGCGCATTGTGCTTGAAACAGATTCGCCATACCTTGCCCCTCCGCAGTCTTGGACGAAGGAGGGCCTCGCCCCGCCGAAGTCCCGTATGGGTGGGACGAAGGAGGGCCTCACGTCGCCTCAACTAGGCGATGCGCGCAACGAACCAATTAATGTGAAATATGTTGCCGAGCGCGTAGCGGAACTAAAGGGCATCTCTTTTGATGAAGTTGCAAGCCAGACTACTAGAAACGCGAGAGCAATATTTAGAATATAA
- the ald gene encoding alanine dehydrogenase, giving the protein MIVGVPKEIKENEGRVGMTPSQVGQLIKNKHSVLVERGAGVLSGFTDVEYRKAGAQIKPSAQEVYKKAELIVKVKEPLEKEYSLLQQGQTVFTYLHLAAAGKLLDTLLKKRITGIDYATVRTAEGRLPLLEPMSEITGRLAPQIGARLLEKHRGEGKGVLLSGTSNVAPGVVVIIGGGVVGRYSTMIASGMGARTILLEKNPDKVTQLKKDFEKSINVQVMVSSPATIAKYIKDADMVVGAVLVPGGKAPKVITKTMVKTMKKDSVFVDVAIDQGGCAETSHVTTHANATFRVFDVIHYGIPNIPSLVPATATRALTDRTFPYVKLLVQKGIEKAVKHDSSLAEGVNTYAGKITYKRLAEDFRKAFTPITTLIG; this is encoded by the coding sequence ATGATCGTCGGTGTACCAAAAGAAATAAAGGAAAATGAAGGGCGTGTCGGCATGACACCAAGCCAAGTTGGCCAACTCATTAAAAATAAACACTCTGTCCTAGTAGAGCGCGGTGCCGGTGTTCTTTCGGGCTTCACTGATGTTGAGTACCGCAAGGCTGGCGCGCAGATTAAGCCGAGCGCGCAAGAAGTTTATAAAAAAGCGGAACTTATCGTTAAGGTCAAGGAACCGCTGGAAAAAGAATACTCGCTTTTGCAACAGGGCCAGACGGTATTCACCTATCTTCATCTTGCCGCGGCCGGAAAACTTCTTGATACTTTGCTAAAAAAAAGAATTACTGGAATTGATTATGCCACCGTGCGTACTGCCGAAGGAAGGCTTCCTCTACTTGAACCTATGAGTGAAATTACCGGCCGCTTGGCGCCGCAAATTGGCGCGCGTCTACTTGAAAAGCACCGTGGCGAAGGCAAAGGCGTGTTGCTATCAGGCACAAGCAACGTCGCGCCAGGAGTTGTAGTTATTATTGGTGGCGGCGTTGTAGGACGATACTCAACTATGATTGCAAGCGGCATGGGAGCGCGCACGATTCTTCTTGAAAAAAATCCTGATAAAGTTACGCAACTTAAAAAAGATTTTGAGAAATCAATAAATGTGCAAGTTATGGTATCTTCGCCAGCCACTATAGCCAAATACATTAAAGATGCGGATATGGTTGTAGGCGCTGTACTCGTGCCAGGAGGAAAAGCGCCAAAGGTTATCACGAAGACAATGGTAAAAACCATGAAAAAAGATTCTGTATTTGTAGATGTGGCGATTGACCAAGGAGGATGCGCCGAGACCTCGCACGTGACAACTCATGCTAATGCCACATTCCGCGTGTTCGATGTTATACACTATGGCATTCCAAATATTCCTTCTCTCGTGCCAGCCACAGCCACTCGCGCTCTCACCGACCGCACCTTCCCTTACGTAAAGCTTCTTGTTCAGAAAGGAATTGAAAAAGCGGTCAAACACGACAGTTCGCTTGCCGAAGGGGTAAATACATACGCAGGGAAAATTACATACAAACGACTTGCGGAAGATTTTCGCAAAGCGTTCACACCGATTACAACCCTTATTGGATAA
- a CDS encoding proline dehydrogenase family protein, translating into MTPKVLFHLNRKSLKRKGVVVMPTAAVELEALVRKHYPFSFLIFLLRIGARDADVRKRFLAFLDVLPSLRSNEEIARYFDMYVGPVFGRLPWVARIAAQKYIPDNLKGAMLRWFIKTQLAPHFIIESERQLQRFAHQYKREGASVVVDLLGEQVVSLREAEAYFDSYLALIRHPPISASEEPLHVALKFSSLYPYFSPENYDESVRVAGERFAALLREAQKNNVFLVVDAEHYQVCRMSEEIFLNTICQPEFASVENVGIALQAYRKDATKSACKFVEAAKTRGSSFLIRLIKGAYWDTELIVAQQNGWPFPLLERKQETDYNFNKLCAYLLWHCEEISLACGTHNPASIAFAVRQAHATALCVQGAVEFQVLYGLGEPVRRALCELGLPVRVYMPYGNIQKGMAYLARRILENTTNEGFLLRLLE; encoded by the coding sequence ATGACGCCGAAAGTACTTTTCCATTTGAATAGAAAATCTTTAAAAAGAAAGGGTGTGGTTGTTATGCCCACTGCCGCCGTTGAACTGGAAGCCTTGGTGCGCAAGCATTATCCTTTTTCATTCCTTATTTTTCTTTTGCGTATTGGCGCAAGAGACGCCGATGTAAGAAAAAGATTTTTAGCATTTCTTGACGTACTGCCAAGCTTGCGGAGCAATGAGGAAATCGCGCGTTATTTTGACATGTATGTCGGCCCTGTGTTCGGTCGTTTGCCGTGGGTTGCGCGCATTGCCGCGCAGAAATATATTCCCGATAATTTGAAAGGAGCAATGCTGCGATGGTTTATAAAAACACAACTCGCGCCGCACTTCATTATCGAAAGCGAACGGCAGCTTCAACGATTTGCGCATCAATACAAACGCGAAGGAGCGAGTGTAGTAGTAGATTTGCTTGGCGAACAAGTAGTGTCTCTACGAGAAGCGGAGGCATATTTTGACAGCTATCTTGCGCTGATTCGTCATCCGCCGATATCTGCTAGCGAAGAACCCCTTCATGTCGCATTGAAGTTTTCTTCGCTTTATCCATATTTTAGTCCGGAAAATTATGATGAAAGCGTGCGCGTGGCGGGGGAGAGGTTTGCCGCACTTTTACGGGAAGCGCAAAAAAATAATGTGTTTCTTGTGGTTGACGCTGAGCATTATCAAGTATGCAGAATGAGCGAAGAGATATTCTTAAATACGATTTGCCAGCCAGAGTTTGCTAGCGTGGAAAATGTTGGCATTGCCCTGCAGGCGTACCGCAAAGATGCCACTAAGTCTGCTTGTAAATTCGTTGAAGCGGCAAAAACGCGAGGGTCTTCTTTTTTAATCCGATTGATTAAAGGGGCGTATTGGGATACCGAACTGATAGTCGCGCAGCAAAACGGATGGCCGTTTCCTCTTTTAGAGCGCAAGCAGGAAACCGACTATAATTTCAATAAATTGTGCGCTTATCTTCTTTGGCATTGTGAAGAAATCAGCCTTGCTTGCGGCACGCATAATCCCGCAAGCATCGCCTTTGCTGTACGGCAAGCACATGCTACAGCTTTATGCGTTCAAGGCGCGGTGGAGTTTCAGGTCCTCTACGGTCTTGGCGAGCCGGTTCGCAGGGCGCTTTGCGAGCTCGGGCTGCCGGTGCGTGTGTATATGCCTTATGGGAATATTCAAAAGGGCATGGCATATCTTGCGCGGCGGATTTTGGAAAATACGACAAACGAAGGATTCCTGTTGCGATTATTGGAATAA
- a CDS encoding aldehyde dehydrogenase family protein: MRKQSKHPFGFVNEPMLDFSQLETRLAIDESLREVHDLYGKIYPLILGTEEMTTRELFLRPNPSFLNERVGYVCMGGKEDVDRAIRLAHRGQPLWGAKTMRERGDILLRAAELMRQKRMFFIALMMIEVGKGRGDADGEVAEAIEFLDYYGRCAPWLQHIAQSTVVQVAGEENTWEYLPLGVGASIQPWNFPLSLSVGPTAAALVMGNAVIYKPASHSAITGYYMVKLLREAGVPPDALHYLPCPGSTVGNYLISHFGIDFVAFTGSEEVGNDMEYAFALCNNNTRALPPHQQHKKKVAVIEMGGKGFIIVDSDADIDEAVVGVSNSAFSFQGQKCSACTRVIVIDDVYDEFVRRLSERVASITIGSPENAKNMMGPMVSREHYDNVRKYMELAEREGTVLARGTVSEELKNQGYFLPPMLVGNVHKDARIAQEEIFGPVLAVFRAKTFAEAIDLANYTKYGLTGGVYSRDPQHLALARQALQVGNLYINRKITGAVVGCQPFGGMKMSGNGTKAGGWDYLLNFATRKAICENTVRRGVAVK, encoded by the coding sequence ATGCGAAAGCAAAGTAAGCATCCTTTTGGGTTTGTAAACGAGCCAATGCTTGATTTTTCTCAACTAGAGACGCGCCTAGCTATTGATGAATCGCTTCGAGAAGTTCATGATTTGTATGGAAAAATTTACCCTTTAATTTTGGGAACGGAAGAGATGACTACCCGCGAGCTATTTCTGCGACCAAATCCCTCCTTTTTAAATGAGCGCGTTGGTTATGTATGCATGGGGGGAAAGGAAGACGTTGATCGCGCTATTCGCCTTGCGCATCGCGGACAGCCATTGTGGGGCGCAAAGACAATGCGAGAACGCGGCGATATTTTGCTGCGTGCCGCAGAGCTTATGCGTCAAAAAAGAATGTTTTTCATCGCGCTTATGATGATTGAAGTGGGAAAGGGCCGCGGCGACGCGGACGGCGAAGTTGCGGAAGCTATTGAATTTCTTGACTATTATGGTCGTTGCGCTCCGTGGCTGCAGCACATCGCGCAAAGCACCGTGGTGCAGGTTGCGGGCGAAGAAAATACTTGGGAATATTTACCTCTTGGAGTTGGAGCATCTATTCAGCCATGGAATTTCCCTCTTTCTTTGTCGGTGGGCCCCACTGCCGCGGCTCTTGTGATGGGTAACGCGGTAATATACAAACCAGCCAGCCATTCAGCCATCACCGGATACTATATGGTTAAGCTTTTGCGGGAAGCTGGAGTGCCGCCCGATGCGCTTCATTATCTTCCTTGTCCGGGAAGCACTGTAGGAAATTATCTTATTAGCCATTTCGGGATAGATTTTGTGGCATTCACGGGATCAGAAGAAGTGGGAAATGATATGGAATATGCTTTTGCGCTTTGCAATAATAATACTCGCGCCCTGCCTCCTCATCAGCAGCATAAAAAGAAGGTAGCAGTAATTGAAATGGGCGGCAAGGGATTTATTATTGTTGATTCTGACGCGGACATTGATGAGGCCGTGGTGGGCGTAAGCAACTCCGCGTTTAGTTTTCAGGGGCAGAAGTGTTCCGCATGTACGCGCGTTATTGTGATAGACGATGTCTATGATGAATTTGTTCGCCGGCTGAGCGAGCGCGTGGCAAGTATTACTATTGGTTCTCCCGAAAATGCTAAAAACATGATGGGTCCGATGGTGAGCCGCGAACATTATGATAATGTGCGTAAGTACATGGAGCTTGCCGAACGGGAAGGGACGGTTCTTGCGCGTGGCACTGTATCGGAAGAATTGAAAAATCAAGGTTATTTTCTTCCTCCAATGTTGGTGGGCAACGTGCATAAAGATGCACGCATTGCCCAGGAAGAAATTTTTGGGCCGGTATTGGCAGTATTTCGCGCCAAGACATTTGCTGAGGCAATTGATTTGGCAAACTATACTAAGTACGGTTTAACTGGCGGGGTGTATTCACGCGATCCCCAGCATCTTGCTCTGGCAAGACAAGCGCTGCAAGTCGGAAATCTATACATTAATAGAAAGATTACCGGCGCAGTCGTTGGCTGCCAACCATTTGGCGGCATGAAGATGTCTGGCAATGGCACTAAAGCCGGCGGCTGGGATTATTTGCTTAACTTTGCAACGCGTAAAGCAATTTGTGAAAACACTGTGCGGCGTGGTGTTGCGGTAAAGTAA
- a CDS encoding leucine--tRNA ligase translates to MKEYNPIEIEKRWREKWEGENRWHVDMNKAERPYYNLMMFPYPSAEGLHIGNVYAFTGADIHGRYQRMRGNDVFEPMGFDAFGIHSENFAIKKGLHPRDLTEKNVNNFRDQLKKMGALFDWTHEVDTSKPEYYKWTQWLFLQLYKNGLAYKSKAAVDWCPGCKTVLADEQVIGGKCERCDSVVVQRELEQWFFKITDYAERLLKNLEIIDWSESVKLIQKNWIGRSDGAEIEFRIQNTEYRIKVFTTRPDTLFGATYVVLAPEHDLVQELKNNIENWSEVDAYIKATQGKSELERMEVQKEKTGVELKGVRAINPATKEEVPVWIADYVLKTYGTGAIMAVPAHDQRDFEFAKEHNLPVVMVICPNYPAEICPVLDEAYEGEGKLVASGKFNGMTIEEAKSAITEYVGGVKKINYHLRDWLISRQRYWGPPIPIIYCPKCALQDPSGQGIVPVPEKDLPVLLPYVENFHPTGTDESPLATVEEFVNTTCPKCGGAAKRETDVSDTFLDSAWYFLRYPSTRSARSGQVPFESEITKKWLPVNMYIGGKEHSVLHLLYARFITMALHDIGVLDFSAQGGEPFTKFRANGLLIKDGNKMSKSRGNVVNPDEYFASYGVDVTRMYLMFLAPFQDGGDWRDEGVRGISRFAKRAWQLAEGLTLRGGSDPPAADIDMERIRHKTIKRVTQDIEKLQYNTAISALMEYVNAISNLKIQSSKQLETLIVLLAPFAPHLAEELWQATNHDDSVHDQSWPTYDEAMLKKEIITLPVQINGKMRGIVEVAADVTEDDIKNTIIHVDFVEKWLAGKEVKKWIIVPGRLVNIIVI, encoded by the coding sequence ATGAAAGAATACAATCCTATAGAAATTGAAAAAAGGTGGCGCGAGAAATGGGAAGGCGAAAATCGTTGGCACGTTGATATGAACAAAGCAGAGCGTCCTTATTATAACTTAATGATGTTCCCGTATCCGTCTGCCGAAGGACTGCACATTGGTAATGTGTACGCATTCACCGGCGCCGATATTCACGGACGTTACCAGCGCATGCGCGGCAATGATGTTTTTGAACCGATGGGCTTTGATGCTTTTGGCATTCACTCTGAAAACTTCGCGATCAAGAAAGGACTTCATCCGCGAGATCTTACAGAAAAAAATGTTAATAATTTTCGCGATCAGCTCAAAAAAATGGGCGCGTTATTCGATTGGACGCACGAAGTGGACACCAGCAAGCCGGAATATTACAAATGGACGCAATGGCTTTTCTTGCAGTTATATAAAAATGGTTTGGCGTATAAATCAAAAGCCGCGGTGGATTGGTGCCCAGGATGCAAAACCGTTTTGGCAGATGAGCAAGTGATAGGCGGGAAGTGCGAGCGATGCGATAGTGTTGTAGTGCAGCGAGAGCTTGAGCAATGGTTTTTTAAAATTACTGATTACGCGGAAAGATTATTGAAGAATCTTGAAATAATTGATTGGAGCGAGTCCGTAAAATTAATACAAAAAAACTGGATAGGTCGGAGTGATGGAGCTGAAATAGAATTTAGAATACAGAATACAGAATACAGAATTAAGGTATTCACCACACGGCCCGACACTTTATTCGGCGCTACTTATGTGGTTCTGGCGCCGGAGCATGACTTGGTGCAAGAGCTAAAAAACAATATAGAAAATTGGAGTGAGGTTGATGCCTATATTAAGGCAACACAAGGAAAGAGTGAATTAGAGCGTATGGAGGTGCAGAAAGAAAAAACTGGTGTTGAGCTGAAGGGAGTGAGGGCTATAAATCCCGCGACAAAAGAAGAGGTTCCCGTGTGGATTGCAGACTATGTTTTAAAGACCTATGGAACGGGCGCCATTATGGCAGTGCCAGCGCATGACCAGCGAGATTTCGAATTTGCTAAAGAGCATAACTTGCCAGTGGTAATGGTAATTTGTCCTAATTATCCCGCGGAAATATGCCCTGTGTTGGACGAGGCATACGAAGGAGAGGGAAAGCTAGTCGCTTCAGGAAAGTTTAACGGCATGACGATAGAGGAAGCTAAAAGCGCTATTACAGAATATGTCGGCGGTGTAAAGAAAATAAATTATCATTTGCGCGACTGGCTCATTTCACGCCAGCGTTATTGGGGGCCGCCAATTCCAATTATTTATTGCCCTAAATGCGCCCTTCAAGATCCTTCAGGGCAGGGCATCGTCCCAGTTCCGGAAAAAGACTTGCCTGTGCTTTTGCCGTACGTTGAAAATTTCCATCCGACTGGTACTGACGAGTCTCCGCTTGCGACAGTGGAAGAATTTGTGAACACCACGTGCCCAAAGTGCGGCGGCGCGGCAAAACGCGAAACTGACGTGTCGGATACTTTTTTGGATTCAGCTTGGTACTTTCTACGTTATCCTTCGACTCGCTCCGCTCGCTCAGGACAAGTCCCTTTTGAATCAGAAATCACAAAGAAGTGGCTTCCAGTAAATATGTATATCGGCGGGAAAGAACATTCTGTGCTTCATTTGCTATATGCAAGATTTATTACGATGGCGTTACATGACATTGGCGTTTTAGATTTTTCCGCTCAAGGCGGAGAGCCGTTTACCAAATTCCGCGCAAATGGACTTCTAATTAAAGATGGCAATAAAATGAGCAAGTCTAGAGGCAATGTTGTTAATCCAGATGAGTATTTTGCTTCATATGGAGTTGATGTAACTCGTATGTACTTAATGTTCCTCGCGCCATTTCAAGACGGGGGTGACTGGCGTGATGAAGGAGTTCGCGGCATTTCGCGTTTTGCAAAACGAGCGTGGCAACTCGCGGAGGGTCTGACCCTCCGCGGAGGGTCAGACCCTCCTGCTGCTGATATTGATATGGAGCGTATAAGGCATAAGACCATTAAGCGCGTTACGCAAGATATTGAAAAATTGCAGTATAACACGGCGATTTCCGCGCTGATGGAATACGTCAATGCAATATCAAATCTCAAAATTCAAAGCTCAAAACAATTGGAAACTTTGATAGTTTTATTGGCACCATTTGCGCCGCATTTGGCAGAGGAGCTTTGGCAGGCAACAAATCACGATGACAGTGTGCACGATCAGTCGTGGCCAACATACGATGAAGCTATGTTGAAAAAAGAGATTATCACCTTGCCGGTGCAGATAAATGGCAAAATGCGAGGCATTGTTGAAGTTGCGGCAGACGTGACAGAAGATGATATTAAGAATACTATTATTCATGTAGATTTTGTTGAAAAATGGCTGGCTGGGAAAGAAGTAAAAAAATGGATTATTGTGCCCGGAAGATTAGTTAATATTATAGTTATTTAA